A single region of the Malaclemys terrapin pileata isolate rMalTer1 chromosome 2, rMalTer1.hap1, whole genome shotgun sequence genome encodes:
- the LOC128832723 gene encoding SRRM2 protein homolog rsr-2-like, with protein sequence MEGTSAAANSSSLPPPSRRLSQIRRRKKRMRDEMFSEIMESSRSDRAHLNEWKETVSKYRKEASEREDRRDQREDRRDQREDRRDQREERRDARDERWRQEDQRRQDATLGLLREQTDMLRRLVELQERLLENRLPLQPLFHPPPSPCSVSSSPRRVGTRGGRLRTPSHSTPVDSPSKRLSFF encoded by the coding sequence cagctgcaaattcctcaagcctccctcctccatcccgaaggttatcacagataaggcgtcgtaagaagagaatgcgagacgagatgttttctgaaattatggaatccagccgcagtgacagagctcatctgaatgagtggaaggaaacagtttccaagtataggaaagaagccagtgaacgtgaggacaggagggaccaacgtgaggacaggagggaccaacgtgaggacaggagggaccaacgtgaggagaggagagacgctcgagatgagaggtggcggcaggaagaccagaggaggcaggatgcaacgctggggctgctgcgtgagcaaacagacatgctccggcgtctggtggagcttcaggaacggctgctggaaaacagactgccgcttcagcccctgttccaccctcccccctccccatgttccgtatcctcctcacccagacgtgtaggaacgcggggggggaggctccgtacaccttcccattccaccccagtagacagcccaagcaaaaggctgtcatttttttaa